From a region of the Pukyongiella litopenaei genome:
- a CDS encoding M10 family metallopeptidase, which translates to MSGTGHTTFRVSPSGDPIIDGILWDTAWSDPAITYSTPSGRAEYGSFYGEGEQGGLFSLSSRMKATVDFALSATRGPVAAAGFSVEGFTGVNINYTSAANAHIRIAQTSRDPHNFGTAWTYLPSTGAEGGDVWLSNVLEDFSTPRAGNYAHHSLIHEIGHGLGLDHGHVSGAFGALPAARDKMEYSLMTYRAYAGDSAWSYSNETWGYAQTWMMADIAALQYLYGADFNTNSGNTVYSWVPGSGITRVNGATAINPGNNRIFATIWDGGGTDTYDLRAYTKAVSVDLNPGGHSLFSTGQRVRLKPNDADGPAKYAAGNIYNALLYQDDTRSLIENAIGGSGWDTLKGNAAANRLNGNAGNDNLYGRAGNDVLIGGAGGDHLNGGSGIDRASYSSASTGVRADLYAPSRNTGHAKGDSYVSIEDIYATARNDTLHGDGGANTIWGADGHDRIVGRAGADRLIGGNGNDKLDGGSGGDWLNGGNGYDRAVYYGAPAGLRADLQSPGTNTGHARGDRYAAIEEISGSNYGDYLLGNGGANLIWGADGHDRIVGRAGADSLSGGNGNDKLDGGSGGDWLNGGNGYDRAVYYGAPAGLRADLQSPGTNTGHARGDRYASIEEISGSNYGDRLFGDRGANTIWGADGHDLIGGRGGADWLSGGNGNDLIYGGDGNDRLSGGNGNDLVHGGSGNDHLTGGNGFDTFVFDLSSGKDTIADFRPVDTIRITGGAERLSDLNFTDTAAGLLVEFASVDIFLNGLDRADVTAANFDFF; encoded by the coding sequence ATGAGCGGAACAGGTCATACCACGTTCCGGGTGTCACCGTCCGGCGACCCGATCATCGACGGCATTCTGTGGGACACCGCCTGGAGCGACCCGGCGATCACCTATTCCACCCCCTCCGGCAGGGCCGAATACGGATCGTTCTATGGCGAAGGTGAACAGGGGGGCCTGTTCTCGCTGTCGTCGCGGATGAAGGCGACGGTTGATTTCGCGCTGAGCGCCACGCGCGGACCGGTTGCTGCCGCCGGGTTCTCGGTCGAAGGGTTCACCGGCGTCAACATCAATTACACCTCCGCCGCAAATGCGCATATCCGCATCGCCCAGACCAGCCGCGATCCACATAATTTTGGCACGGCCTGGACCTATCTGCCGTCGACGGGCGCCGAAGGCGGTGATGTCTGGCTGTCAAATGTCCTTGAGGATTTCAGCACCCCGCGCGCGGGCAACTATGCGCATCACAGCCTGATCCATGAAATCGGCCACGGGCTGGGGCTGGATCACGGCCATGTCAGCGGCGCTTTCGGCGCCTTGCCCGCCGCGCGGGACAAGATGGAATATTCGCTGATGACCTACCGCGCCTATGCCGGTGATTCCGCGTGGTCATATTCCAATGAAACCTGGGGTTATGCCCAGACCTGGATGATGGCGGATATCGCGGCGCTGCAATATCTCTATGGCGCGGATTTCAACACCAACAGCGGCAATACGGTTTATTCATGGGTGCCGGGTTCAGGGATCACGCGGGTGAACGGCGCCACCGCGATCAACCCCGGCAACAACCGGATCTTTGCCACGATCTGGGATGGCGGCGGCACCGACACATACGACCTGCGCGCCTATACCAAGGCTGTTTCGGTGGATCTCAATCCCGGCGGCCATTCGTTGTTCTCCACCGGGCAACGGGTTCGGCTGAAACCGAACGATGCGGACGGGCCGGCGAAATACGCCGCCGGCAATATCTACAACGCCCTGCTCTATCAGGATGACACCCGGTCGCTGATCGAAAACGCCATTGGCGGTTCGGGTTGGGACACGCTGAAGGGCAACGCGGCCGCCAACCGGCTCAACGGCAATGCCGGCAACGACAATCTATACGGGCGCGCGGGCAATGACGTGCTGATCGGCGGCGCGGGCGGCGACCATCTCAACGGCGGGAGCGGGATCGACCGGGCAAGCTATTCCAGCGCCAGCACGGGCGTGCGGGCGGATCTCTATGCGCCATCCCGAAACACCGGCCACGCCAAGGGCGACAGCTATGTCTCCATCGAGGATATCTATGCAACCGCCCGCAACGATACCCTTCATGGCGATGGTGGCGCCAACACGATCTGGGGCGCGGATGGCCATGACCGGATCGTCGGCCGGGCCGGTGCGGACAGGCTGATCGGCGGCAATGGCAACGACAAGCTGGATGGCGGTTCGGGTGGGGACTGGCTGAACGGCGGCAACGGTTACGACCGTGCGGTCTATTACGGCGCGCCTGCCGGGCTCCGCGCCGACCTGCAATCGCCGGGCACCAATACCGGCCACGCCAGGGGCGATCGCTATGCGGCAATCGAGGAGATTTCCGGATCGAACTATGGCGACTATCTGCTTGGCAATGGTGGCGCCAACCTGATCTGGGGCGCGGACGGCCATGACCGGATCGTCGGCCGGGCCGGTGCGGACAGTCTGTCCGGCGGCAATGGCAACGACAAGCTGGATGGCGGTTCGGGCGGGGACTGGCTGAACGGCGGCAACGGTTACGACCGCGCGGTCTATTACGGCGCACCCGCCGGGCTCCGCGCCGACCTGCAATCGCCGGGCACCAATACCGGTCACGCCAGGGGCGATCGCTATGCGTCGATCGAGGAGATTTCCGGGTCGAACTATGGCGACCGTCTGTTCGGCGACCGTGGCGCCAACACGATCTGGGGTGCAGACGGCCACGACCTGATCGGTGGCCGGGGCGGTGCGGACTGGCTTTCGGGCGGGAACGGGAACGATCTGATCTATGGCGGCGACGGCAACGACCGGCTCTCGGGCGGCAACGGCAACGATCTGGTCCACGGCGGCAGCGGCAACGACCATCTCACGGGCGGCAACGGTTTCGATACTTTCGTGTTTGACCTGTCGTCGGGCAAGGACACCATTGCCGATTTCCGGCCCGTCGACACGATCAGGATCACGGGAGGGGCAGAACGCCTGTCCGATCTGAACTTTACCGATACCGCCGCCGGGCTGCTGGTCGAGTTTGCCAGCGTCGATATCTTCCTGAACGGCCTCGACCGCGCCGATGTAACAGCGGCGAATTTCGATTTCTTCTGA
- the hemB gene encoding porphobilinogen synthase, with product MKPTVAPFPAARLRRTRQSPAIRALVRQSSLSVDDLIWPIFVRAGEDMEEPVPSMPGVVRRTVDRAAIAATEAAALGIPAICIFPYTAQDDRTEDCAEAWSPDNLSNRAIRAIKAAAPDIAVMTDVALDPYNINGHDGFVVDGEIINDETVEALVRMTLAQAEAGADIIGPSDMMDGRIGAMRAALEAQGHRNVMILSYAAKYASAFYGPFRDAVGASGALTGDKKTYQMDPGNSDEALRLVQRDLSEGADMVMVKPGMPYLDICRRVKDSFGAPTFAYQVSGEYAMIRAAALNGWIDGEKAMLESLLAFKRAGCDGILSYFAPEAARLLNG from the coding sequence ATGAAACCCACCGTCGCCCCCTTCCCCGCCGCCCGCCTGCGCCGCACGCGCCAGTCGCCGGCGATCCGCGCGCTGGTGCGCCAGTCCAGCCTGTCGGTGGATGACCTGATCTGGCCGATCTTCGTGCGCGCGGGCGAGGACATGGAGGAACCGGTGCCGTCGATGCCCGGTGTCGTGCGCCGCACCGTCGACCGGGCGGCCATCGCGGCGACAGAGGCCGCCGCGCTCGGCATCCCGGCAATCTGCATCTTTCCCTATACGGCGCAGGACGACCGGACCGAGGATTGCGCCGAAGCCTGGAGCCCCGACAACCTGTCGAACCGCGCCATCCGCGCGATCAAGGCCGCAGCGCCCGATATCGCGGTGATGACCGACGTGGCGCTCGACCCCTACAACATCAACGGCCATGACGGGTTCGTGGTCGATGGCGAGATCATCAATGATGAAACCGTCGAGGCGCTGGTCAGGATGACGCTGGCGCAGGCCGAGGCGGGTGCCGACATCATCGGGCCGTCGGACATGATGGACGGCCGGATCGGCGCCATGCGGGCCGCGCTCGAGGCGCAGGGCCACCGCAACGTGATGATCCTGTCCTATGCAGCGAAATACGCGTCCGCCTTCTATGGCCCGTTCCGCGACGCGGTGGGGGCGTCGGGCGCGCTGACCGGGGACAAGAAGACATACCAGATGGATCCGGGCAATTCGGACGAGGCATTGCGGCTGGTCCAGCGCGACCTGTCCGAGGGCGCGGATATGGTGATGGTCAAGCCGGGAATGCCCTACCTCGACATCTGCCGCCGCGTGAAGGACAGTTTCGGGGCGCCCACCTTTGCCTACCAGGTGTCGGGTGAATACGCGATGATCCGGGCGGCGGCGCTCAATGGCTGGATCGACGGCGAAAAGGCGATGCTCGAAAGCCTGCTGGCGTTCAAGCGGGCCGGATGTGACGGCATCTTGAGCTATTTTGCGCCCGAGGCCGCAAGGCTGCTGAACGGCTGA
- a CDS encoding component of SufBCD complex — MNISIFGLIDMRSFSSLWYWIGLAVMWSSASYWVLGIPFDLVRRAQRMGGQAQADLEAVARVNVNRLLAAGRAGGIWLPALGSFLLSGLAVLGFGYDLELAQALFLMGLPLTLVWLMSLSAAHRIANEGTTGTALHRRLSWHRIRTQVIGAVSIFLTAMWGTYHILSTSVLGG, encoded by the coding sequence GTGAATATCTCGATTTTCGGGCTGATCGACATGCGATCCTTTTCCAGCCTCTGGTACTGGATCGGGCTGGCCGTGATGTGGTCGTCGGCCAGCTACTGGGTGCTGGGCATACCCTTCGATCTGGTCCGCCGGGCCCAGCGGATGGGTGGGCAGGCCCAGGCCGATCTCGAGGCGGTTGCCCGCGTCAACGTGAACCGGCTGCTTGCTGCCGGCCGGGCCGGCGGCATCTGGCTGCCCGCGCTCGGCAGTTTCCTGCTGTCGGGGCTCGCGGTTCTGGGGTTCGGCTATGATCTGGAACTGGCGCAGGCGCTGTTCCTGATGGGCCTGCCGTTGACGCTGGTGTGGCTGATGAGCCTGTCCGCCGCGCACCGCATCGCCAACGAGGGTACGACCGGCACGGCCCTTCACCGGCGGCTGTCATGGCACCGGATCAGGACCCAGGTGATCGGTGCGGTGTCGATCTTCCTGACCGCGATGTGGGGCACCTATCACATCCTGTCCACCTCGGTGCTGGGCGGCTGA
- the mfd gene encoding transcription-repair coupling factor, which translates to MNDPKHITMGGAPEGFDARLILDESVRSGAPVLHVARDDKRMAAMRAALAFFAPDMPVMDFPGWDCLPYDRVSPNPEIAARRMATLAALVHGMPPRFVLLTTLNAAMQKVPARDVLRDAAFTARVGYQIDEAALRDFLVRMGFAQAPTVMEPGDYAIRGGIIDIYPPGEGGPVRLDLFGDVLDGARRFDPATQRTTEKLDLVELAPVSEVILDDAAITRFRQNYRIEFGAAGTDDPLYEAVSAGRKHQGVEHWLPFFHERLETLFDFVPDATVTLDDQLTPARLSRWEGIADQYETRKLALRSKSTLDSVYKPVPPGQLYLDDDAWAGALTGRRAVQFHPLPQASGPGVVDAGGRIGRNFAPERQQENISLFGALADHLKARMEAGPVVIASYSEGARERLAGLIEDEGLAETVPITDGTRIGKRGLHLAVWPLEHGFEGPLADGRLTVIAEQDVLGDRLIRAPRRRRRAENFLTEAQSLSPGDLVVHVDHGIGRYHGLEVITAAGAAHECLSLEYADGARLYLPVENIELLSRYGHEEGLLDKLGGGAWQAKKAKLKERIREIADRLIRIAAERALRSAPVLEPEHHAWESFSARFPYQETDDQLNAIKDVLDDMTAGTPMDRLICGDVGFGKTEVAMRAAFVAAMSGMQVAVIAPTTLLARQHYASFAERFRGFPVNVRQLSRFVSSGDAQKTRDGLSKGTVDIVVGTHALLAKGIRFANLGLLVIDEEQHFGVAHKERLKALRTDIHVLTLTATPIPRTLQLSLSGVRDLSIIGTPPVDRLAIRTYVSEFDAVTIREALLREHYRGGQSFYVVPRITDLREIEEFLKEQLPELTYVVAHGQMAAGELDQRMNAFYDGKYDVLLATTIVESGLDIPTANTMVVHRADMFGLAQLYQIRGRVGRSKTRAYAYLTTRPRAPLTPAAEKRLRVLGSLDTLGAGFTLASQDLDIRGAGNLLGEEQSGQMRDVGYELYQSMLEEAVAKIKAGEMEGLSDADDQWAPQINLGVPVLIPEDYVPDLDVRLGLYRRLSGLSTKVELEGFAAELIDRFGKLPKEVNTLLLVVRIKAMCKRAGIAKLDGGPKGATIRFHNDKFASPEGLVEFIRAQDGLAKVRDNRIVIRRDWRKGSDKIKGAFAIARDLAEKVAATRKAASESRR; encoded by the coding sequence ATGAACGATCCCAAACACATCACCATGGGCGGCGCGCCCGAAGGGTTCGACGCGCGGCTGATCCTCGACGAATCGGTACGGAGCGGCGCCCCGGTGCTGCATGTCGCGCGGGACGACAAGCGGATGGCGGCGATGCGCGCGGCGCTCGCCTTCTTTGCCCCGGACATGCCGGTGATGGATTTTCCGGGCTGGGATTGCCTTCCTTATGACCGGGTGTCGCCCAATCCCGAGATCGCGGCGCGGCGCATGGCGACGCTGGCCGCGCTGGTGCACGGGATGCCGCCGCGCTTCGTGCTGCTGACCACGCTCAATGCCGCGATGCAGAAGGTTCCCGCGCGGGATGTGCTGCGCGATGCCGCGTTCACCGCCCGCGTCGGATACCAGATCGACGAAGCCGCGTTGCGGGATTTCCTCGTGCGCATGGGCTTTGCGCAGGCGCCGACGGTGATGGAGCCCGGCGACTATGCGATCCGGGGCGGCATCATCGACATCTATCCGCCGGGTGAGGGCGGGCCGGTGCGGCTCGACCTGTTCGGGGATGTGCTGGATGGTGCGCGGCGGTTCGACCCGGCCACCCAGCGCACGACCGAAAAGCTCGACCTGGTGGAACTGGCCCCAGTCTCCGAGGTGATCCTCGATGACGCCGCGATTACACGCTTCCGGCAGAACTACCGCATCGAGTTCGGGGCGGCGGGCACGGACGATCCGCTCTATGAGGCGGTCAGCGCGGGCCGCAAGCATCAGGGCGTCGAACATTGGCTGCCGTTCTTTCACGAAAGACTGGAAACCCTGTTCGATTTCGTCCCCGATGCGACGGTTACGCTGGATGACCAGCTTACCCCCGCGCGGTTGTCGCGCTGGGAGGGGATCGCCGACCAATACGAGACCCGCAAGCTGGCGCTGAGGTCGAAATCGACCCTCGACAGTGTCTACAAACCGGTCCCGCCGGGGCAGCTCTATCTCGACGACGATGCCTGGGCGGGCGCGCTGACCGGGCGCCGGGCGGTGCAGTTCCATCCGCTGCCGCAGGCCTCTGGCCCCGGCGTGGTGGATGCGGGCGGGCGGATCGGCCGCAATTTCGCACCCGAGCGCCAACAGGAAAACATAAGCCTTTTCGGTGCTCTGGCCGATCACCTTAAAGCTAGGATGGAGGCGGGGCCGGTCGTCATCGCCTCGTATTCCGAAGGCGCGCGGGAAAGGCTGGCCGGGCTGATCGAAGACGAGGGGCTGGCCGAGACGGTGCCGATAACCGACGGCACGCGGATCGGCAAACGCGGGCTGCATCTCGCGGTCTGGCCGCTGGAACACGGGTTCGAGGGGCCGCTGGCGGACGGGCGCCTGACGGTGATCGCGGAACAGGATGTGCTGGGCGACCGGCTGATCCGCGCTCCGCGCCGGCGCCGCCGGGCCGAGAATTTCCTGACCGAGGCCCAATCGCTGTCACCGGGCGACCTGGTGGTGCATGTCGATCACGGCATCGGGCGCTATCACGGGCTCGAGGTGATCACGGCGGCGGGGGCGGCGCATGAATGCCTGAGCCTGGAATATGCCGACGGCGCGCGGCTCTACCTGCCGGTGGAGAATATCGAGCTGCTGTCGCGCTATGGCCACGAAGAGGGGCTGCTGGACAAGCTGGGCGGCGGCGCGTGGCAGGCGAAAAAGGCAAAGCTCAAGGAACGTATCCGCGAAATCGCGGACCGGCTGATCCGCATCGCCGCCGAACGCGCCCTGCGCAGCGCGCCGGTGCTGGAACCCGAACATCACGCCTGGGAGAGCTTCTCGGCGCGGTTTCCCTATCAGGAAACCGACGATCAGCTGAACGCGATCAAGGATGTGCTGGACGACATGACCGCCGGCACGCCGATGGACCGGTTGATCTGCGGCGATGTCGGGTTCGGCAAGACCGAGGTGGCCATGCGTGCCGCCTTCGTTGCGGCGATGTCGGGAATGCAGGTGGCCGTGATCGCGCCGACCACGCTGCTTGCGCGGCAGCATTATGCCAGCTTTGCCGAACGGTTCCGCGGCTTTCCCGTCAATGTACGCCAGTTGTCGCGGTTCGTGTCGTCGGGCGATGCGCAGAAAACGCGCGACGGCCTGTCAAAGGGTACCGTCGACATCGTGGTGGGCACCCATGCGCTGCTGGCCAAGGGGATCCGCTTTGCCAATCTCGGGTTGCTGGTGATCGACGAGGAACAGCATTTCGGCGTTGCCCACAAGGAGCGGCTGAAGGCGTTGCGCACCGATATCCACGTTCTCACGCTGACCGCGACGCCGATCCCGCGCACGTTGCAGCTGTCGCTGTCGGGGGTGCGGGACCTTTCGATCATCGGCACTCCGCCGGTCGACCGGCTGGCGATCCGCACCTATGTCAGCGAATTCGACGCGGTGACCATCCGCGAGGCGTTGTTGCGCGAACATTATCGCGGCGGGCAGAGCTTTTATGTGGTGCCGCGCATCACCGACCTGCGCGAGATCGAGGAATTCCTCAAGGAACAGCTGCCCGAACTGACCTATGTGGTCGCCCATGGGCAGATGGCGGCGGGCGAACTCGACCAGCGCATGAACGCGTTCTACGACGGCAAATACGACGTGCTGCTGGCCACCACCATCGTCGAAAGCGGCCTCGACATCCCCACCGCCAACACCATGGTCGTGCATCGCGCCGACATGTTCGGGCTGGCGCAGCTCTATCAGATCCGGGGCCGGGTGGGGCGCAGCAAGACCCGCGCCTATGCCTATCTGACCACCCGGCCGCGCGCCCCGCTGACGCCGGCGGCGGAAAAACGGCTGCGCGTCCTCGGCAGTCTCGACACGCTGGGCGCGGGGTTCACGCTGGCCTCGCAGGATCTCGACATTCGCGGCGCGGGCAACCTGCTGGGCGAGGAACAGTCGGGCCAGATGCGCGACGTGGGCTATGAGCTCTACCAGTCGATGCTGGAAGAGGCGGTGGCCAAGATCAAGGCCGGCGAAATGGAAGGGCTGTCGGACGCCGACGACCAGTGGGCGCCGCAGATCAACCTCGGCGTTCCGGTGCTGATCCCCGAGGATTATGTGCCCGATCTCGATGTGCGGCTGGGCCTCTACCGGCGCCTGTCGGGCCTGTCGACCAAGGTGGAACTGGAAGGGTTCGCGGCCGAACTGATCGACCGGTTCGGCAAGCTGCCGAAAGAGGTCAACACGCTGCTGCTGGTGGTGCGCATCAAGGCGATGTGCAAGCGGGCCGGCATCGCCAAGCTCGATGGCGGGCCGAAGGGTGCGACAATTCGCTTTCACAACGACAAGTTTGCCTCGCCCGAGGGGCTGGTCGAATTCATCCGCGCCCAGGACGGGCTGGCGAAGGTGCGCGACAATCGCATCGTCATCCGCCGCGACTGGCGCAAGGGCAGCGACAAGATCAAGGGCGCCTTCGCGATTGCCCGCGACCTGGCCGAGAAGGTGGCAGCAACCCGCAAGGCGGCCTCGGAAAGCCGCCGCTGA
- a CDS encoding ABC transporter transmembrane domain-containing protein — MRRSRSPQSSAPGAQEEREGSRRLSTLRALWPFMRPYRGLVLAALGALTLTAGVSLTLPLAVRRVVDNFRVENGDLLNVYFMAALGIALLLALGTGLRYALVTRLGERVVADIRKAVFDRVIGMSPEFYENIMTGEVLSRITTDTTLIQSVLGSSASIALRNILIFLGGMALMLLTSAKLAGLVLLLVPVVIVPILVLGRRLRAISRKNQDWIAASSGNAAEALGAVQTVQAFTHEGASRSQFAGITETAYDVALQRITTRAVMTVIVIFLVFSGVVGVLWMGAHDVRAGAITEGTLIQFVIYSVMVAGAVAALSEIWGELQRAAGATERLVELLQASDSVRDPETPAALPRPVRGEITFDGVFFHYPSRPDTAALNDVSLTVAPGETVAFVGPSGAGKTTIIQMILRFYDPDSGQVRLDGQALTALARDDFRREIALVPQDPVIFAASARDNIRFGQPDATDEQVEAAARAAAAHEFIAALPDGYDSPLGERGVMLSGGQKQRIAIARAILRDAPVLLLDEATSALDAESERAVQNAVDGLARGRTTLIVAHRLATVKKADRIVVMDQGRIVATGPHDQLVAEGGLYARLARMQFTEGVAAE, encoded by the coding sequence ATGAGAAGATCCCGTTCCCCGCAGTCCTCCGCCCCCGGCGCACAGGAAGAACGCGAAGGGTCGCGCCGTCTGAGCACGCTGCGCGCGCTCTGGCCCTTCATGCGCCCCTATCGCGGTCTGGTGCTGGCGGCACTGGGGGCGTTGACGCTGACGGCGGGGGTGTCGCTGACGCTGCCGCTGGCGGTGCGGCGGGTGGTCGACAATTTCCGGGTCGAGAATGGCGACCTTCTCAACGTCTATTTCATGGCCGCGCTGGGTATCGCGCTGTTGCTCGCGCTCGGAACCGGCCTGCGCTATGCGCTGGTGACCCGGCTGGGCGAACGGGTGGTGGCCGATATCCGCAAGGCGGTGTTCGACCGGGTCATCGGCATGAGCCCGGAGTTCTACGAGAACATCATGACCGGCGAGGTGCTGAGCCGGATCACTACCGACACCACGCTGATCCAGTCCGTGCTCGGGTCGTCCGCGTCAATTGCGCTTCGCAACATATTGATTTTCCTCGGCGGTATGGCCCTGATGCTGCTCACGTCGGCCAAGCTGGCGGGGCTGGTGCTGCTGCTGGTGCCGGTGGTGATCGTGCCGATCCTGGTGCTGGGACGGCGCCTGCGCGCGATCAGCCGCAAGAACCAGGACTGGATTGCCGCCTCGTCGGGCAACGCAGCCGAGGCGCTCGGCGCGGTGCAGACGGTGCAGGCCTTTACCCATGAAGGGGCCAGCCGCAGCCAGTTCGCGGGCATCACCGAAACCGCGTATGACGTGGCATTGCAACGCATCACCACCCGCGCGGTGATGACCGTGATCGTGATCTTCCTGGTGTTTTCCGGCGTGGTCGGGGTGCTCTGGATGGGGGCGCATGACGTGCGCGCGGGCGCGATCACCGAAGGCACGCTGATCCAGTTCGTGATCTATTCGGTCATGGTCGCCGGCGCGGTGGCCGCGCTGTCGGAGATCTGGGGCGAATTGCAGCGCGCCGCCGGTGCGACCGAACGGCTGGTCGAGCTGCTGCAGGCCAGCGACAGCGTGCGCGACCCGGAAACACCCGCCGCGTTGCCGCGCCCGGTCCGGGGCGAGATCACCTTTGACGGCGTGTTCTTCCACTACCCGTCGCGGCCCGACACGGCGGCGCTGAACGACGTGTCGCTGACCGTCGCGCCGGGGGAAACCGTGGCCTTTGTCGGCCCGTCCGGGGCGGGCAAGACCACGATCATCCAGATGATCCTGCGGTTTTACGACCCCGACAGTGGGCAGGTGCGGCTGGACGGTCAGGCGCTGACCGCGCTCGCGCGCGACGATTTCCGCCGCGAGATCGCGCTGGTGCCGCAGGATCCGGTGATCTTTGCCGCCTCGGCCCGCGACAATATCCGGTTCGGGCAGCCCGACGCCACCGATGAACAGGTCGAGGCCGCCGCCCGTGCCGCCGCCGCGCATGAGTTCATCGCGGCGCTGCCCGATGGCTATGACAGCCCGCTGGGCGAACGCGGCGTGATGCTGTCGGGCGGTCAGAAACAGCGGATCGCGATTGCGCGGGCCATACTGCGCGACGCGCCGGTCCTGCTGCTGGACGAGGCGACCAGCGCGCTGGACGCCGAAAGCGAACGCGCGGTGCAGAACGCGGTCGACGGGCTGGCGCGGGGGCGCACCACGCTGATCGTGGCGCACCGGCTGGCGACGGTGAAAAAGGCCGACCGCATCGTGGTGATGGACCAGGGCCGCATCGTGGCCACCGGACCTCATGACCAGCTCGTGGCCGAGGGCGGTCTTTATGCCCGGCTGGCGCGGATGCAGTTCACCGAAGGCGTCGCCGCCGAATAG
- a CDS encoding acyl-CoA synthetase produces MSIATVADRDAIENEMPWEARDVPRTLYQMLSNTAARFPDYDAFSFQILSGPTDKAETLKWATLKDKVSQAANLFRSLGVGEKDVVAYVLPNCNETILALLGGAVAGIVNPINPLLEPEQIASILRETGAKVVVTLKPFPKTDVAQKVAEAVRHAPKVTTVLEVDLNRYLTPPKSWIVPLIRPKFEDREHLAHADYLNFNKELEKQPKALNFEDSPGDRVAFCFHTGGTTGMPKVAQHLYSGMVYNGWVGGELLLTAEDNIMCPLPLFHVMACHVMLMAAVYCGCHVIFPTPQGYRGEGVFDNFWKLNERWKTTFIATVPTAIAATMQRPVDADISTVKKAFSGSAPLPLELFRRFEEATGVTIIEGYGLTEATCLVSGNPVDGEKKVGSIGIPFPYTDVKIYKGSPDGPGPVECAIDEIGEICIANPGVYAGHTYTEDEKNANLFYHDKYLRTGDLGRIDSDGYLWITGRSKDLIIRGGHNIDPAEIEEALLGHDAVAFAGAIGQPDARAGELPCAFVELVDGATVTPEALIEYCNIHVHERAARPKHITIVDELPKTAVGKVFKPDLRKQAIIRVYDAALEQAGLAARVDHVIDDKKRGLVARVADNGADKDAVARVLGDFTRPWEWVA; encoded by the coding sequence ATGTCGATCGCAACCGTGGCTGACCGTGACGCCATCGAGAACGAAATGCCCTGGGAGGCGCGAGACGTTCCCCGGACGCTCTACCAGATGTTGTCGAACACCGCCGCGCGCTTTCCCGACTATGACGCCTTCAGCTTCCAGATACTCTCGGGCCCGACGGACAAGGCGGAAACGCTGAAATGGGCGACGCTCAAGGACAAGGTGAGTCAGGCCGCCAACCTGTTCCGGTCGCTGGGCGTCGGCGAAAAGGACGTGGTCGCCTATGTGCTGCCCAACTGCAACGAAACCATCCTGGCGCTGCTGGGCGGCGCCGTGGCCGGGATCGTCAACCCGATCAACCCGTTGCTGGAACCCGAACAGATCGCGTCGATCCTGCGGGAAACGGGGGCAAAGGTGGTGGTGACGCTCAAGCCGTTCCCGAAAACCGACGTGGCCCAGAAAGTGGCCGAGGCGGTGCGGCACGCGCCCAAGGTCACCACCGTGCTCGAGGTGGACCTGAACCGTTATCTCACCCCGCCCAAAAGCTGGATCGTGCCGCTGATCCGGCCAAAGTTCGAGGATCGCGAACACCTGGCCCATGCGGATTACCTGAACTTCAACAAGGAACTGGAAAAGCAGCCCAAGGCACTGAATTTCGAGGATTCGCCGGGCGACCGGGTTGCGTTCTGTTTCCATACCGGCGGCACCACCGGGATGCCGAAGGTCGCGCAGCACCTCTATTCCGGCATGGTCTATAACGGGTGGGTCGGGGGCGAATTGCTGCTGACCGCCGAGGACAACATCATGTGTCCGCTGCCGCTGTTCCACGTCATGGCCTGCCATGTCATGCTGATGGCGGCGGTCTATTGCGGGTGCCATGTGATCTTTCCCACCCCGCAGGGCTATCGCGGCGAGGGGGTGTTCGACAATTTCTGGAAACTGAACGAACGCTGGAAGACGACCTTCATCGCCACCGTGCCCACCGCCATCGCGGCCACGATGCAGCGCCCGGTCGATGCCGATATCTCGACGGTGAAAAAGGCGTTTTCCGGATCGGCCCCGCTGCCGCTGGAACTGTTCCGCCGTTTCGAGGAAGCGACCGGCGTGACCATCATCGAAGGCTACGGGCTGACCGAGGCCACCTGTCTCGTCTCCGGCAACCCGGTCGATGGCGAAAAGAAGGTCGGCTCGATCGGCATTCCGTTTCCCTATACGGATGTGAAGATCTACAAGGGATCGCCCGACGGGCCCGGGCCGGTCGAATGCGCCATCGACGAGATCGGCGAGATCTGCATCGCCAACCCCGGCGTCTATGCCGGTCACACCTATACCGAGGACGAAAAGAACGCGAACCTGTTCTACCACGACAAATATCTGCGCACCGGCGATCTGGGCCGGATCGACAGCGACGGCTACCTGTGGATCACCGGCCGGTCCAAGGACCTGATCATCCGCGGCGGCCACAATATCGACCCCGCAGAAATCGAAGAGGCGCTGCTCGGCCATGACGCGGTCGCCTTTGCCGGTGCGATCGGTCAGCCCGATGCGCGTGCCGGCGAACTGCCCTGCGCCTTCGTGGAACTGGTCGATGGCGCCACCGTCACGCCCGAGGCCCTGATCGAGTATTGCAATATCCACGTTCACGAACGGGCGGCACGGCCGAAACACATCACGATCGTGGACGAACTGCCCAAGACCGCGGTCGGCAAGGTGTTCAAGCCGGACCTGCGCAAACAGGCGATCATCCGCGTTTATGACGCGGCGCTGGAACAGGCGGGACTTGCGGCGCGGGTCGACCATGTGATCGACGACAAGAAACGCGGGCTGGTGGCACGCGTGGCCGACAACGGCGCCGACAAGGATGCCGTGGCCAGGGTTCTGGGCGATTTCACGCGGCCCTGGGAATGGGTGGCCTGA